The Alphaproteobacteria bacterium genome contains the following window.
GTCGTTATCCCTGCTCGGATGCGCTGGGAAATTTCAAGACTGCCGTCAGCAGGATCGCCAGACCTGCCAGACCAGAAATCATCCAATAGGCGACGCCAAAACTGCCATTGGCTTCGGCGATGATGCCCGCCAGGGCGGGGCCAGCAATCTGGCCCATGCCGAAAATGACGGTGATGGTGCCGAATCCCTTCACGGCCAGCGCAGGCCCCAACACGTCGCCCACCACCACCGCCATGATGCCGGGCACCGCCCAGGCGGAGCCGCCGAACAAGGCGATCGCCAGATAGATCCCCCATGCGTCGGGATGCATCGCCACCAGGGCATAGGCCGTCATGTGCATCGTGTAGGGCAACATCAAGCCAACTTTGCGGCCCAGCCGGTCGGACAGGCTTCCGAACAATGGGCCGGAGAGCAGGCTTAGCCCGCCCACCCAAATCCAGAACCGCCCGGCCTCCGCCTCGCTGAAACCGAAATCGCGCACCAGCGTCGTCACCATGAAGGTGGCGAACACGGCATAGGTGGCGCCATACAGAAAATAGATGGCTCCCAGATGGAGCAGGAACCGCTTGGCATTGGTCTTTGCTTGCGGCACATGACCGGGCGGCAAGGGCGGCGGCTCGCCGCCCACTGGCTGAATCCCCAAATCCTCGGGATGATTGCGCAACACCGCATAGGCCAACATCGCCCCCGCCAACGAGATCGCCCCCAGCAAGGTCCAACCGATGCGCCAACCTTCAGCACCGTAGGTTTGATTGAGGAACGGAATCGTCAGCCCTGCAAACATGATGGCGAAGCCCGAACCGATCACCATGAAACCGGCGGCGCGGCCTCGCACATGTCTGGCGAACCAGTGCGAGACCAAACCCATGATCGGCACATTGGCGGCCGCCGAACCAGCGCCGGTCAAGACATAGAGGATCAGAACGGCCACGAAACCGTCGGCCCGCCCAACCAGCAGCATCGACGCGCCGACCAGGAACAATCCCAAGGCGATGGCTTTGCGCGCCCCCATCCGGCGCACCAGGGCACCCGCCATCAG
Protein-coding sequences here:
- a CDS encoding YbfB/YjiJ family MFS transporter, yielding MGLPRKIHYGWFIVPIGTMTVFVALGLGRFALGMLLPSMGVSLDLSYDEMGYISTGNFIGYLLAVLMAGALVRRMGARKAIALGLFLVGASMLLVGRADGFVAVLILYVLTGAGSAAANVPIMGLVSHWFARHVRGRAAGFMVIGSGFAIMFAGLTIPFLNQTYGAEGWRIGWTLLGAISLAGAMLAYAVLRNHPEDLGIQPVGGEPPPLPPGHVPQAKTNAKRFLLHLGAIYFLYGATYAVFATFMVTTLVRDFGFSEAEAGRFWIWVGGLSLLSGPLFGSLSDRLGRKVGLMLPYTMHMTAYALVAMHPDAWGIYLAIALFGGSAWAVPGIMAVVVGDVLGPALAVKGFGTITVIFGMGQIAGPALAGIIAEANGSFGVAYWMISGLAGLAILLTAVLKFPSASEQG